The following nucleotide sequence is from Aquarana catesbeiana isolate 2022-GZ linkage group LG08, ASM4218655v1, whole genome shotgun sequence.
AATACACTGCCTTTGACAACTCACTGACAGTGTGTACAACAAATTCTACTATTACAATTTTAAAGGGATTTTTTCTTTAACACAATTGTCTCAGAACTTAATGAAAACAAACACTTGTTACTGAAATCTGCTTCTTTGTGGGAAGTGGCCACCCATCTCGGGCATACCAAGGGGACGAGCAGGAGGCGCCATATTATGTGGTCCTCTTAACTCCGGGGCTTCCAATGGCTTCTTGGGGGGATATGGCGCAAACCTGTTGGGTGGCCTGAGCGATTCTTCTGAAGGATTCATTTTCCTCCCTTCAAATGGTCTGAAATAAATCAAAAATACTAGTTAGTCATTTAATTAATTAAATTGTACATATTCAAAGAAACCTGTATGGAGAGAAATATTTTTCCCATGTTGACCAGATATTTTAATGTGATGAGTAGCTAGAACAAGTAtactgcatgcgcagtaggaaacaggctatgAAGCCGCAGGGttttacttcctgtttcccttagtgaagatgccagtgCCTGGACCTGGAGCCAATTGACAGATCGGCTTAGGGGTGCCAAACGTtgctggctccctggacaggcaagtgtccttatattaaaagtcaacagctacagtatttgtagctgacttttatttattttttttccacagccTCTTTAAGCAATCATTAAATCTCATATCATTTTTTCCATGTATTACAAAATAATTTTGAATTCCTTGCTGAAATAATATCGGATAATCCTGCCATTAACATCCTAGCTCAGAGACTTCCtgtttcaggtgacaacactgtctCCCAATTGCTCTCCAACATTGCTACAGTCACATGTGCTACTATAACAGGCTGTGCCAGCACTCATTCTGTAGGCTTGTTTTACCATTGTCAGTCATAAAATCCTCTCCAAAACAAGCTGCTGGAGTACATGCATGTAAATACAAAGtactgagatgtaacaaaggatttaaaaaatgtatcttcTATGAGAGAAAAAAAGGGCAATATCTTTGACAAATTTCGTTTTAGCAAATCCAGTGTCATCCAGTGAGGGTTTATATCTGTTTAAATGGTAATAGCAAGCATCTTGTGGCTGATCTTTAGGTTCCTGCGCCGGTGGCCCGTCAGCTGAACAGTAGTAActgcatccaatcatgtgcagtcactgttcaggtattcgaATGCcaactgtcagaatgcaatagctagCAAGAGAGATTTCTTTATCCAAGCTGGGAGATGGGGGAATCGATCTGATTTCTCTTGTTTGGTCCCATAAGCTCTACAAGAGTAATCTATACATGTGTGGCTAGcttaaaggcagaacttttttatCCAACAGCCTAGAGTTATATTCTTGCTAAAATCAAAGTGCCAATAAAAGTGTTGCTTATAAAGAAGCTAATACTGACTTgtcctgctgccttttcagctattCAACCTCCCAACTCCTACATCACAACAGGCCACAATAATGACACGGGGGTCAAAAGGAAGTACAGCGAGGAGCCAAAAATCCATCAACACCCAGAAGGGGTTGGTCTCTAAAGAAACTTCAGACTGCGATTACACTGGTGTACAGAGCACCACTAACATTCTCTGGTCATTAAAAGTGGCTCCAGTCTCTCTGTTGGACAATCAACTTACTGTTTATTATGAAAAATGCAGAGGGGTTATTTAAAAGAAAACATCCTCCATCATAAGATACCTCAGATCTGAGATCAATTGGAGGAAGGAGAGCTAAGAACCACAGTACGGTGTTCTCACTGACCGAGTACCTATGAGTCTGAAGCCAACAGCAGGCGATTACGCTCATTAGTGAACACTTAAacctaaagcggaccttcagtcattttttcacctttccatctattaaatcttctgcccttgtcgttttaactttggatagtaaaacatttttgtttgccagtaaatgccttatacagcccacttcctctttcttgtctggcattagcctaggcttatcacATCACTGTGAGAGCTTGCCAGCaaagggggggggcaagagaggggaggagggatgagtcatagaAGAGCCAAGGAGAGCTGCATGGCTGGATGACGGCAAAGATAACAGGAGACTGTAGAGATCCATGTGTATTCATCGAGAGAGAACTAATGTGCAGGCAAGCAGTGGTGTAggtgtgtctgtatatatgtgtatgtgtctgtgtaaattcaggaagtgaacaggcagcagtttcagctgcccacagttaaaatggctgcagccagacttagtggagttagatttctgcagtatatttgggaATTACAGAATCagagtgcgtgtgtgtgtgtaaaatatgcaaagtggctggagggaagcttcagaatggcaaagatgtttttattacaaaactatgtgagcagactgtagttcctctttaaccacttgagtctaAGCACCTATATAAACCACACTgagtcccagggcttttttcccccAAGTTATGGACATGTGATAAGATTGCCCTATAATTGCAACTTTGTTTTGCAATCATCCTAGTCAGTCTTGTTTTTTGGGGATAGAAAGTACTTTTAGATATTAGATTTTAAGCTCTTTtttaatgtggttaaaaaaaaaaaaaaaaaaaaagacaaaaacggtTTTTAatgttaatgcattccctgcattaaggttaaaaaaaaaaaaaaaattcaccagcaGTTTTGCCCCCACCGCCCAAACACTTGCCTGTTCACCTCTCTCGATCCAGCGTTCTCCCCTCCAGCAATCCTGCTCTAACTGCATTCACAGGCTTTAATGAGAGCAGCAGCTATTGGCCCTTGCTGCtgtcagtgaggagggagcaatAGGTGGGGTTGAGCTGCAATGTGTGTGTTTATGGATGCACAGTCTGGctcaggagtgcgcccgcacgtgtgccccatagcacacagcttgctatggaggcacacttAGAGgcggaggagccaagagcactggcagaggaccccaaaagaggaggaaagggactgctctgtgcaataccattgcacagagcatataTAACATgattattattttaaaatttaaaaaatgcctttacaaaaTGTCTCAATAAATtcgaaataaataataataaaaaaaaaaaaaaaaaaaaaaagggatttcctGTTGATTTTGGCCATGTGACAGatgaggcagggttttttttttttcccctgaaactttTTAATTTGTTTGGAATCATACAATACCAGAATTTGTTTGCTATCTCCAAGTTATTGGGAAAAGATTTGGTGTGGAAGCAATGGTGTATATACTGGATTTTATTAAAGAAGCTCCTTTTCATACTATGACacggctttaaaggataagttcacctttgggaacatgttacatgttccatccgtTTTTAGGCAAGCACATGTAACATTTTCCCTGTGGCAGCAATACGGGAACTAGCGGTCACTTTTTTAAAATCAGCCCACACAACCGCGTTATTCATTCACACCTGTGGTGAatgtactacaagtcccaacatcctttgtggctgtcggcttctCAATTAACTATCATAGTGCTGTGAAGCGCCGTGGTAGTTCACCAATTTCTTCCTATCcgtgcatctgcctgcctgtacgGGTACACAGATATACTGACAAatctgaaggagacctgcatggcaccagctgattgctggtgcaatgctttacaggctccaaaagaaaaaaataaatgcacattttttttacctgcaaaaaaaaaaaaaaaaaaaatgtctttattattttcttaaaggtgaacttatcctttaaaagttcTACTTTTGAAAAATAATATGTTGAACCCGAAAATTACACCATTTTGAACAGAAACCAATCTAAAGTATTAGATTGTGAATCTTTTGAACAtttgtattgttttcttttttccagctTCTTAATGTAGTGTTGCTATAAAATACTTTATACTGTTACTCCTATACATGGGCCCAGAAACAAGGGAGTTCATTGTGATTCTTGATGGCTGAAAACAGTAAGGTCAGTTTTTGCCACCGTACTGTATTAATAGTGACTCAAGTGGCAGGACCACAGAAAATACCCCAAAATGATAATATTTGGAAATGTAGACCCATTTTTGGCAAGAGGTATAACTTGGACTTTTATCCCCAATTTTTCCTAGTATGAATAGGCAGCAAAAtaaggggaaaaaatgaaaatacaaaatttTCAACAGAAGTGTAATTTCAGTGATGGGTTTTGCAAACACGGTGATGGCGTGCTAAAAACTGTATCCTACAATATGTTCAGCTCTCCTGTGCACAAGGATACTATATACAGTAAGTATATGCCTTAGTCAACTAGTGGAAACATGGCAGGGCCAAAAAGGAAGCACATTAGTGCTGTCAAATGCGGAAAACTACCTTGTTCGTTTTTTGGTACTGTATAGGCTTTTACAATGCTTCAGAATTGGCAAGACCCCATTTCAGCGATGTTTCAGTTTCATGCATTATATCTTTTAGATTCTGTAGTTTACCCTAATGTATTATAGTTCTCATGTAGTACAATTTTCATGATCCTCAATGATAGCCCCTGGCATATCCAATACCCCACAGGGTATATACAGCCTAAGAGGGTAAGTGATACAAGCTTTTTGGAGGGTGTAATTGACAGACCTAATCCGTAGTCTCTTTGCGGTAAGCCATTATCTATATCAGATCCATAGTACAAAACCTAGTAATAAGAGGTCCAGGACGGGAAGCTCTTTATTGCCTAAAGCTCTTTTTGACTGCTATAGCCAGGTGGACAAGGCATAGGAGCACTCAGAACCACATAGGGTGCACCTATGCTGTGGATATTATTGGTGCTAACGATATATGGCAATTTTAGTTCCAAAGACAAAGTGTCCAATTCTAATAATTTTTACCTTTGTATGATGCTGGAATGCTTTGAGGGGTTTCACCGTTTGCTGCATATGTCACATGCTTGATCTAAAGTTGTTGGGTCAGTGATCATGCAGCTGactgttatatatggacttctgCAGAAGTTCTGACACTACTGTTTTGCTTTTAATGTACAGTCACTTATAAGATGTTGTGCGTCATCCAAATTTTCCTGGTTTACCACTTTGATgctaaataaaaatctttttatacTATACTTAACTCACATTTTAGCCACAGGTATCACCTGCAATAACTGTCTTTTTCTAAACTTCGGCACCTATGCTGAGGCTTTCATTATATGCATGATATTTGGGTTACGATGACAACACTAAGCACAGTGAGCTGGCATAAGGGTGAATAAAACGGAGTATTTTTGCAATTTTTACCCTAATGTGTTATAAATCTTTTTTTCAGGACAGCTTGGGCTTTAATTTGACAGCAAATttggatacatatatttttatgtgGTTAAAATGATATCACATTAGTCACATCACATTAGAGTAACCTATTTAACGTAGTGGAATAGTAAAGTTCAAGGCAAATATGTGTGCTTTACTTtacccacttgcctaccaggccaattctgacatctctcctgcatgtaaaaatcatcatttgctagaaaatttacacagaacccccaaacattatatatgtttttttaacagagaccctagagaataaaatggcagtcgttgcaacttttcatctcgcacggtatttgcgcagcaatttttcaaacgtgttttttggggggaaaaaagtttcATACATTAAAAAgacacaaaacagtaaagttagcccaatttttttgcacaatgtgaaagatgatattacaccaaaagtaaattgatacccaacatgtcccgcttcaaaattgcacatgctcgtggaatggcaccaaactttggtgtTAAAAATCcccacaggcgacgctttaaaatatcttttacaggttacatgtttagagttacagaggtcttgggatagaattttttgctctcgctctaccttACATGTGTGGTATGAAAGCAGTTTACATGTGGGCACGACTTACATATGCGCGAGCACGTGGGGACAAGGGggttttttgtttgtattgttaattttacttttatttttctagtttgatgctttctttttacattttttttaaatcacttttattcctattacaaggaatgtaaacatcccttgtaaccgGAATagtgagtgacaggtcctctttgcagtgagatctggggtcattaagtccccagatctcacctctaggctggaaagccaaaaaaaaaaaaaaaaaaatgctggcctCCCAGCCGAGGGGCAGCAGCATtgtttcaaatgcagaggccaagcgtgacgtcataacatcgcgcctagcctctgaatgatcatagagactTCATAGCCCACTACCTGGCCCGCCAAAAATGTATACGGTCATCACCTGGCGCCGGTCGGTTCCTTCTCCGGTTCGCCGATCATAGGGGGGccgggagaagcaccagagggcaacAGGGGGTGTTGGGGGAACTGAGAcatcccctcccgccacctgtaagatCGATCAAGTgactgaacagccgctatgattgtttttatggtgaagggaatctctggctgaaaaagatgacatctgaatgatgcctgtaactgcaggcatcattcagatatcaccactcaaaagTCGACAAGAGCTTTATTCACCTTTCGACACTACATTGCATGCAAAGGGAAGCTGGCTGATCCCAACTCAaacattgcttgcatttaaaaaaattaaattatcctATTCATGTACACAGTGTTGCATTAATCTGTgtctatttgcctggagttcagatctAAATAAAGTTTTGGCCGAAttgttccctaaaaaaaaaaaaaaaaaaaaaagggagcataaTCATACCTTGCAAAATCCTCATGCATTGATCCATCCATTGGTCTTGGCCCTCTTGCTGGCCCTGGATGCATACGTTCATTTACAGGTCTTTCCATGGCTCTTGCATTACCCTGTGGCATCCATTCATTCATGGAGCCATCTGTGGCCCGAGCACCAGTTGGGAATGGCCGATTCATAGGGCTGTCAGTGGGGCGTGCAGGTCTAGGGTACatgccatctccaccatctcttgggTACATGTGATCATTATTAGAGCCATCCATTGCTTTTGTACCTCCTGGATACCCTCGGTCAACCATGGAGTTTAGCCCAGAACGTGCACCCCTCGGGGGCATCCGAGCATTCATGGGACCACCCATTGCTCTTGGGTCTTTTAGCTGCATCTCTTCATATCCAGGATCTTCCATATTTTGTCCTGTTCTTGGGTCCATCCTTTCATTCATGGAAAAGTCCACGAGCCGTGCAGGGTTTGGATGTATTCTTTCAGATAACGGGCCTTTCATGAGCTGCCCCCTTTCTTTCATCGGACCTTGCACGGCCCGGAAACCTCTTTGAGGCATCCTTTCATTCATTGGCCCTTCCATGCTCCGTAATTCTTGTGGGTGTAACTTTTCATTCATGAAGCCTTTACTTGCTCTGGCATTTCTTATGTTCAATTGGTCATTCATAGAATCCTCCATGTATGGAGTATCTTCCATATAGGCTGCTTCTCTTGGATGTCCCCTTTCACCCATCTGTGCATCCATGGGCCTTGTATTTCTTTGTGGAATGCGTTCATTCATAGAACCTTCTCTTGGATACATTCTTTCATTCATAGTTTCATCCATGAATTGATGCAGGTCTTCACTTGCAGGTCCTGCCATAAGCCTTGAATCTCtagggttcattctttgacccatgGGTCTTCCCATTGCTCTTGCAATTCTTGGCTGCATCCTTTGATTTAGAGGACCTCGGAAGGAACCAGCCATCGCTCCTCTACCACTGGGGTTAAACCTGGGGGTTTCATTACCAATGAAACCCTCTCTATAAGGTAATTCACTATTCATCCTGTGctcagcttcttcttcttcttcctcctcttcttcaaaGGCAGGATTATTCATTTTATTGCGTGGAAACAATGGTAAAGGGTGGGGGGAAGGATCATCATATTGCATATCTGATGAAAAGTCTTGTGATTGCATGGCATGCATTGGGCGACCCCTTGATCTCATATCGTAATCCATGCCTTCATTTAACATCCCAGGGTCTTCAAAAGGTCCTTGCATCTCTCTGGGTGCACGAGCTGGAATGCTCATGAGTGGCCTTGGTGTAGGGTCATGGAAGCTTTCCATATCTGGATGGAAATCTCCAGGTCTTCGTAACCTCTCAGGATACAGAGGCTCTTCCATATCCCCCATGTAATGTGTGTCCTGAGGCTCAAGTGAAGGTAAGCGAAGATCGTGATCACCTAGTATATTTCTAGGGGCAACCCTTGCTCCCCTCGCATCAAAATCATCCAGGCAGTCATCCGATCTCATTGGTGGCATAGGCCGCCTATCACGAGCATCAAAATCTCCAAAGTCATTTCCTTGTTCATCTCTGCAAGACACATTATACTTTAGTTTAGTTTTATAAATTGTAAGACTTTAGAAAATAAAACATGCCCCTTTaatattttaaagtggagttccacttgctttccagtttattaaaagtcagcatctacaaaagaggaagaggaaaaggaagaggaagaagagtagctgctgacttttaataaacacactggcctgtctcagggtccagcgatgcagctgcCCGAAGCCTTGGGTCGCACTCTCTCCTCTCCATGGCACCGACATTGCAAGTTTGGGCACCCGGCTGCAACAGCttggtggaagtgggagctgggtacctgtcaaaactaggtacccccccccccccttccccccaaatgCCATGTCAGGGGGTTATGacttcttaaagtggaagttccacttttgggtggcactccgctttaacCCAAGTATATTTGATGCATGTAACAAATCTGCAGTTTTATTTACTGGTTGTTGATTTTACAACATATTGTCCCTGTACAGTACTAAGACATGTATCTTCAGGAAATTAAGTCAAATTAAGCAAGTACTAAAAACAAAGTAACACACCTGTTGATTAGTTCAAATCGTATCCTGTAGACACTTGGATGAATACTAAATTTTAGTTTAAAGTAGCACATATATTTGACTTTTGTCATTGTCGCATTTCATCTTTCTTCAGCTGTTGCTCTTTAGGAAGTTATTTGATGCTGAAACCCAAACAAGCTTTCAGTTTATCTGAAATACATGTCAGGTGCATGAAAACAGGTGTGCCAAGTGACACCATTTGTTTTATTGCCCACCCCCAATTTCAGATTGTGTGCACTTCAATACAGGTGTACTTTGCACCTATCATCTTTCGTCTCTCTCATCTGCTCTGAAATCGATGTCTTCCTCAGATCTTTGGATCCCTGATCTGCACATCAACTTCCTGGACCTCCCTTCTCTACAGGCCACCTGCGGTAAGTGCCTACCTTAATAGATCTCCACCACTGTTCAGAGCTCTTTTCTCTTCTTCCGTTGGAGGCAGATCTATGCCAACATTGCTAGGGAACAAACAGAAAATTAAGAAAAACTATTTGTGTTCATATATAAAATGTAGctaataaaaaaattagaaacaatgtcaaaattgcaatataaaaagaaatCTCAGGTCCCATATTTATTCAATGCTGAAATACAGACAACTCAGCTTAAGGTTCCATTCACATTAGCGCATCTCCAAAGTTCCAGTGCCATTTAGATCCAACTTTACATTctatggatcaaagttgcatccaaAGTCGCAccaagtagtgcaggcaccttttcaaagtcactgcgatTTTAAGTGGCACCAAATTGAAGGAGTGCCACTGAAAAGattggggtgtgacttgtcatgcgaccttgaTGTTCAAACTCACATGATAAATCAcactaatgtgaatggagccttacgaAATTTACACATAAACCGACGAAGGCTTACACAGGCAGCTAAACACAacgcttttaaaggctttttttaagcCTGTCCAAACGCATGTAGTATGCTATCTGACTGGAGCACAGTTCCCTCCCTGAGAGCTGTGATCCTGACCCACAAGCACTTTGGAGCATGAAGAAGTAGCTGTACAGCAAACATTCTAGTAGCCGTTTCATCCCCAAAAAAAGCCCTATGGAGGGCAGCTACACACTTGTGTGGCCTCAGAGCTGCGTTTTGCGTGGgcatggcagtccattcatttgaatgagctgctgTGCCTCCTGAAAAACACAGGGAAAAGGTCCTTGCTCCATTTATGAAAACGCTGCCTGCATGGAAACAGCAAATGCAGTGCAGTGCCcagtgcgtgggggtgccattaggattaatggcacccctaTGCACCTCCTGAGCGGCAGCGCGTTTTTCTGTGTGGGTGGCTGTGGCTGCAGGAGCAGGTGAGGTCCCGCAGCAGCAACCAcccgcacaggtgtgaacctagccgaGATTCAGCAAAGATCTAGATGCACTCAATTTGTATAAAACTCAGATTAAAAGTTAAACTTCATTTTAAAATACCACCCTTTCCTATTCAAAAACCTATTTAAACTTAGGACTTAAAAGTGgttttaaatccaaaagcaaacattatactgcagctta
It contains:
- the LOC141105887 gene encoding uncharacterized protein isoform X2 encodes the protein MRSNVGIDLPPTEEEKRALNSGGDLLRDEQGNDFGDFDARDRRPMPPMRSDDCLDDFDARGARVAPRNILGDHDLRLPSLEPQDTHYMGDMEEPLYPERLRRPGDFHPDMESFHDPTPRPLMSIPARAPREMQGPFEDPGMLNEGMDYDMRSRGRPMHAMQSQDFSSDMQYDDPSPHPLPLFPRNKMNNPAFEEEEEEEEEAEHRMNSELPYREGFIGNETPRFNPSGRGAMAGSFRGPLNQRMQPRIARAMGRPMGQRMNPRDSRLMAGPASEDLHQFMDETMNERMYPREGSMNERIPQRNTRPMDAQMGERGHPREAAYMEDTPYMEDSMNDQLNIRNARASKGFMNEKLHPQELRSMEGPMNERMPQRGFRAVQGPMKERGQLMKGPLSERIHPNPARLVDFSMNERMDPRTGQNMEDPGYEEMQLKDPRAMGGPMNARMPPRGARSGLNSMVDRGYPGGTKAMDGSNNDHMYPRDGGDGMYPRPARPTDSPMNRPFPTGARATDGSMNEWMPQGNARAMERPVNERMHPGPARGPRPMDGSMHEDFARPFEGRKMNPSEESLRPPNRFAPYPPKKPLEAPELRGPHNMAPPARPLGMPEMGGHFPQRSRFQ
- the LOC141105887 gene encoding uncharacterized protein isoform X1, which codes for MVKKNSIPERWRSLTAIGTRVPGSRFIAFKVPLKGATNQRVTQTQKFTPKDLVTAIRNQNEELGLIVDLTNTERYYTTKDLPRSVQYLKLHTAGLKIPDDATVHQFKRLVRQFLFANEDNDKLIGVHCTTGINRTGYLICRYLIDVDGWRPLHSITAFANSRGHPIEGAVYIEDLIKGPMRSNVGIDLPPTEEEKRALNSGGDLLRDEQGNDFGDFDARDRRPMPPMRSDDCLDDFDARGARVAPRNILGDHDLRLPSLEPQDTHYMGDMEEPLYPERLRRPGDFHPDMESFHDPTPRPLMSIPARAPREMQGPFEDPGMLNEGMDYDMRSRGRPMHAMQSQDFSSDMQYDDPSPHPLPLFPRNKMNNPAFEEEEEEEEEAEHRMNSELPYREGFIGNETPRFNPSGRGAMAGSFRGPLNQRMQPRIARAMGRPMGQRMNPRDSRLMAGPASEDLHQFMDETMNERMYPREGSMNERIPQRNTRPMDAQMGERGHPREAAYMEDTPYMEDSMNDQLNIRNARASKGFMNEKLHPQELRSMEGPMNERMPQRGFRAVQGPMKERGQLMKGPLSERIHPNPARLVDFSMNERMDPRTGQNMEDPGYEEMQLKDPRAMGGPMNARMPPRGARSGLNSMVDRGYPGGTKAMDGSNNDHMYPRDGGDGMYPRPARPTDSPMNRPFPTGARATDGSMNEWMPQGNARAMERPVNERMHPGPARGPRPMDGSMHEDFARPFEGRKMNPSEESLRPPNRFAPYPPKKPLEAPELRGPHNMAPPARPLGMPEMGGHFPQRSRFQ